In Molothrus aeneus isolate 106 chromosome 3, BPBGC_Maene_1.0, whole genome shotgun sequence, a single genomic region encodes these proteins:
- the TMEM30A gene encoding cell cycle control protein 50A, whose product MAVNYSAKEEADGHPSGGVGVPGGGAVGGGGGGAVKTRKPDNTAFKQQRLPAWQPILTAGTVLPAFFIIGLIFIPIGIGIFVTSNNIREYEIDYTGTEPSSPCNKCLNVSWDSTSPCTCTINFTLEHAFESNVFMYYGLSNFYQNHRRYVKSRDDSQLNGDNSSLLNPSKECEPYRTNEDKPIAPCGAIANSMFNDTLELYRIDNDTRTPITLIKKGIAWWTDKNVKFRNPTGDGNNLTALFQGTTKPVNWPKPVYMLDSEPDNNGFINEDFIVWMRTAALPTFRKLYRLIERKNNFQPTLQAGKYSLDIAYNYPVHSFDGRKRMILSTISWMGGKNPFLGIAYITVGSICFFLGVVLLFIHHKYGNRNTSADIPN is encoded by the exons atGGCGGTGAACTACAGCGCCAAGGAGGAGGCGGACGGGCACCCCTCGGGCGGCGTCGGCGtgccgggcggcggcgcggtgggcggcggcggcgggggcgccgTGAAGACCCGCAAGCCCGACAACACCGCGTTCAAGCAGCAGCGGCTGCCGGCTTGGCAGCCCATCCTGACGGCGGGCACGGTGCTGCCGGCCTTCTTCATCATCGGCCTCATCTTCATCCCCATCGGCATCGGCATCTTCGTCACCTCCAACAACATCCGCGAGTACGAG ATTGACTATACAGGAACAGAACCTTCTAGTCCCTGCAACAAATGCTTAAATGTGTCCTGGGACAGCACATCCCCTTGTACATGCACCATCAATTTCACACTGGAACATGCATTTGAG AGCAATGTATTCATGTATTATGGACTTTCCAACTTTTATCAAAACCACCGTCGTTACGTGAAATCTCGAGATGACAGCCAGCTAAATGGAGACAACAGTTCACTACTT AATCCAAGTAAGGAATGTGAGCCTTACCGCACAAACGAGGACAAACCCATTGCTCCTTGTGGAGCTATTGCCAACAGTATGTTTAATG ATACACTGGAGTTATACCGCATCGATAATGACACAAGGACTCCGATTACTTTGATCAAAAAAGGCATTGCATGGTGGACAGATAAAAATGTAAAGTTCAGGAATCCTACAGGAGATGGAAACAACTTAACTGCGCTTttccaag GCACAACAAAACCTGTGAACTGGCCCAAGCCAGTGTATATGCTGGACTCAGAGCCTGACAACAACGGCTTTATCAATGAGGACTTCATCGTGTGGATGcgcacagctgctctgccaaCGTTTCGCAAGCTCTATCGTCTCATTGAAAGGAAGAACAACTTTCAGCCTACCTTACAGGCTGGAAAATACTCTTTGGATATTGCATACA ATTATCCTGTACACAGTTTTGATGGACGAAAAAGGATGATCCTAAGCACCATATCATGGATGGGAGGCAAAAATCCCTTCCTGGGAATAGCTTACATCACTGTTGGGTCCATATGCTTCTTCTTAGGAGTGGTATTGCTATTCATTCATCACAAATATGGCAATCGAAACACCAGTGCAGACATTCCCAATTAA